One part of the Andrena cerasifolii isolate SP2316 chromosome 4, iyAndCera1_principal, whole genome shotgun sequence genome encodes these proteins:
- the Syt14 gene encoding synaptotagmin 14 isoform X2, which produces MILAGSDHFLAVPVEATAFLGAVAGFVVLLLALFLYLSRKWCFTPPSTTTLFGGVCVPLCESNNTTTTQIPKNIAKAFSYSDPETSSDSEEDALRRLNSPPHPPLDTLTIQAEDGPTIVDAGTASSSCTEEHSPADQQQCVVEVGASSILLDAREQEVEVEQNGSTTNEVIATMGTVAEEVGSLEVAFLYDAPMREMTVHVLQGRNYPEGIGGSQVRLVLLPSKKQRRKTRVRQGTSPQYMESFLLPRVNPEDVNAMGVRLRVYLWGGRMRRERLLGEARVSFDQINLQLETTLWLTLQPPPSSSVQEWGTTSSLTRSDSTGSQQSVQSYASPTIPPYGTSMKGGSVAEILIGLAYNGTTGRLSVEIIKGSHFRGGGGNDTKPPDTYVKLALMDSNGHEMGRSKTGLKRAQPNPLYKETFIFQVALFQLGDVTLFLSVYNRRRGGMGRKGREMIGWLTLGMNSSGSEELQHWNDMRAARQPTQVQRWHSLLRPRNT; this is translated from the exons ATGATTCTGGCTGGATCAGACCATTTTCTGGCGG TACCTGTGGAAGCGACAGCATTTCTGGGTGCCGTTGCTGGCTTCGTGGTCCTCCTGTTGGCACTGTTCCTGTACCTGTCCCGCAAGTGGTGCTTCACCCCGCCGTCCACCACCACGCTCTTCGGCGGTGTCTGCGTCCCCTTATGCGAGTCCAATAACACCACCACCACTCAGATCCCGAAGAACATAG CGAAGGCATTCTCCTACTCGGATCCAGAGACTAGCTCCGACTCGGAAGAAGACGCCCTTCGCCGTTTGAATTCGCCCCCTCATCCACCGCTGGATACTCTGACCATCCAGGCCGAGGATGGACCGACCATCGTGG ACGCTGGCACCGCCTCGAGCAGCTGCACGGAGGAGCACTCTCCAGCCGATCAACAACAG TGTGTAGTGGAAGTGGGCGCCTCCAGCATCCTGCTGGACGCCAGGGAGCAGGAAGTGGAGGTGGAGCAGAATGGCTCGACGACCAACGAGGTGATCGCGACGATGGGCACGGTCGCCGAGGAGGTGGGCAGCCTGGAGGTGGCCTTCTTGTACGACGCTCCGATGCGAGAGATGACG GTCCACGTGCTGCAGGGACGGAACTACCCGGAGGGCATAGGCGGCAGCCAGGTGCGTCTGGTGCTGCTGCCGTCGAAGAAGCAGAGGCGCAAGACACGCGTGCGCCAGGGTACCTCGCCCCAGTACATGGAGAGCTTCCTGCTGCCGCGCGTCAATCCCGAAGACGTGAACGCTATGGGGGTGCGCCTCAGAGTCTACCTGTGGGGCGGGAGGATGCGTCGAGAGAGATTACTAGGCGAGGCCAGAGTCTCCTTCGATCAGATCAATCTTCAGCTGGAGACCACACTCTGGTTAACGCTGCAACCACCACCCTCGTCTTCG GTGCAAGAATGGGGAACGACCAGTAGCTTAACACGCAGCGATTCCACGGGGTCCCAGCAGTCCGTGCAGTCGTACGCGTCGCCGACGATACCCCCGTACGGAACTAGCATGAAGGGCGGAAGCGTGGCGGAGATTCTGATCGGGTTGGCGTATAACGGGACCACGGGGCGTCTGTCGGTGGAAATAATCAAAGGGTCCCACTTCCGAGGTGGCGGTGGCAACGACACGAAGCCACCTGACACCTACGTCAAGCTTGCCCTGATGGACAGCAACGGTCACGAAATGGGGCGGTCCAAGACTGGTCTGAAGCGCGCTCAGCCCAATCCCCTTTACAAGGAAACCTTCATATTCCAA GTCGCTCTGTTCCAACTCGGGGACGTGACCCTCTTCCTCTCTGTGTATAACCGCCGAAGAGGCGGGATGGGAAGGAAGGGCAGGGAAATGATCGGTTGGCTCACTCTGGGGATGAACAGTTCCGGCTCGGAGGAGCTGCAGCATTGGAACGACATGCGGGCAGCCCGACAGCCGACGCAGGTCCAACGCTGGCACTCGCTGCTGCGCCCTAGAAACACCTGA
- the Syt14 gene encoding synaptotagmin 14 isoform X1, translated as MANNKDFLSEGSGYGMGKARVASVPVEATAFLGAVAGFVVLLLALFLYLSRKWCFTPPSTTTLFGGVCVPLCESNNTTTTQIPKNIAKAFSYSDPETSSDSEEDALRRLNSPPHPPLDTLTIQAEDGPTIVDAGTASSSCTEEHSPADQQQCVVEVGASSILLDAREQEVEVEQNGSTTNEVIATMGTVAEEVGSLEVAFLYDAPMREMTVHVLQGRNYPEGIGGSQVRLVLLPSKKQRRKTRVRQGTSPQYMESFLLPRVNPEDVNAMGVRLRVYLWGGRMRRERLLGEARVSFDQINLQLETTLWLTLQPPPSSSVQEWGTTSSLTRSDSTGSQQSVQSYASPTIPPYGTSMKGGSVAEILIGLAYNGTTGRLSVEIIKGSHFRGGGGNDTKPPDTYVKLALMDSNGHEMGRSKTGLKRAQPNPLYKETFIFQVALFQLGDVTLFLSVYNRRRGGMGRKGREMIGWLTLGMNSSGSEELQHWNDMRAARQPTQVQRWHSLLRPRNT; from the exons ATGGCGAATAATAAAGACTTTTTATCCGAGGGATCTGGCTACGGAATGGGGAAGGCGAGGGTGGCTTCTG TACCTGTGGAAGCGACAGCATTTCTGGGTGCCGTTGCTGGCTTCGTGGTCCTCCTGTTGGCACTGTTCCTGTACCTGTCCCGCAAGTGGTGCTTCACCCCGCCGTCCACCACCACGCTCTTCGGCGGTGTCTGCGTCCCCTTATGCGAGTCCAATAACACCACCACCACTCAGATCCCGAAGAACATAG CGAAGGCATTCTCCTACTCGGATCCAGAGACTAGCTCCGACTCGGAAGAAGACGCCCTTCGCCGTTTGAATTCGCCCCCTCATCCACCGCTGGATACTCTGACCATCCAGGCCGAGGATGGACCGACCATCGTGG ACGCTGGCACCGCCTCGAGCAGCTGCACGGAGGAGCACTCTCCAGCCGATCAACAACAG TGTGTAGTGGAAGTGGGCGCCTCCAGCATCCTGCTGGACGCCAGGGAGCAGGAAGTGGAGGTGGAGCAGAATGGCTCGACGACCAACGAGGTGATCGCGACGATGGGCACGGTCGCCGAGGAGGTGGGCAGCCTGGAGGTGGCCTTCTTGTACGACGCTCCGATGCGAGAGATGACG GTCCACGTGCTGCAGGGACGGAACTACCCGGAGGGCATAGGCGGCAGCCAGGTGCGTCTGGTGCTGCTGCCGTCGAAGAAGCAGAGGCGCAAGACACGCGTGCGCCAGGGTACCTCGCCCCAGTACATGGAGAGCTTCCTGCTGCCGCGCGTCAATCCCGAAGACGTGAACGCTATGGGGGTGCGCCTCAGAGTCTACCTGTGGGGCGGGAGGATGCGTCGAGAGAGATTACTAGGCGAGGCCAGAGTCTCCTTCGATCAGATCAATCTTCAGCTGGAGACCACACTCTGGTTAACGCTGCAACCACCACCCTCGTCTTCG GTGCAAGAATGGGGAACGACCAGTAGCTTAACACGCAGCGATTCCACGGGGTCCCAGCAGTCCGTGCAGTCGTACGCGTCGCCGACGATACCCCCGTACGGAACTAGCATGAAGGGCGGAAGCGTGGCGGAGATTCTGATCGGGTTGGCGTATAACGGGACCACGGGGCGTCTGTCGGTGGAAATAATCAAAGGGTCCCACTTCCGAGGTGGCGGTGGCAACGACACGAAGCCACCTGACACCTACGTCAAGCTTGCCCTGATGGACAGCAACGGTCACGAAATGGGGCGGTCCAAGACTGGTCTGAAGCGCGCTCAGCCCAATCCCCTTTACAAGGAAACCTTCATATTCCAA GTCGCTCTGTTCCAACTCGGGGACGTGACCCTCTTCCTCTCTGTGTATAACCGCCGAAGAGGCGGGATGGGAAGGAAGGGCAGGGAAATGATCGGTTGGCTCACTCTGGGGATGAACAGTTCCGGCTCGGAGGAGCTGCAGCATTGGAACGACATGCGGGCAGCCCGACAGCCGACGCAGGTCCAACGCTGGCACTCGCTGCTGCGCCCTAGAAACACCTGA
- the LOC143368410 gene encoding pre-mRNA-splicing factor ISY1 homolog isoform X2 yields MARNAEKAMTTLARWRAAQSNEGARKEQERRPYLASECRDLRKAEKWRMQIIREIAKKVAQIQNAGLGEFRIRDLNDEINKLLREKRHWEAQIKELGGPDYSRVGPRMLDHEGREVPGNRGYKYFGAAKELPGVRELFEQEPPPPPRKTRAELMKDIDADYYGYRDDDDGILLPLEQRAEREARERAVDEWLAQNEKQEPEVEQEVETTAQRAIPSQQDIQEALLARKKQELLEKYVL; encoded by the exons ATG GCGCGAAATGCGGAAAAGGCTAT GACCACCCTCGCCCGATGGCGAGCAGCACAGAGCAACGAGGGTGCCAGGAAGGAGCAAGAGAGGAGACCGTACCTAGCCTCCGAATGTAGGGACCTGCGGAAGGCGGAGAAGTGGAGAATGCAAATAATTAGAGAGATCGCGAAGAAAGTGGCACAGATACAAAATGCTGGTCTAGGAGAATTTCGCATTCGAGACTTAAACGACGAAATCAACAAATTACTCAGAGAAAAGCGGCATTGGGAGGCTCAAATAAAAGAGCTAGGCGGTCCTGATTATTCCAGAGTGGGGCCACGTATGCTAGATCACGAAGGTCGCGAG GTACCCGGGAATCGTGGTTACAAGTATTTCGGAGCGGCGAAAGAATTACCTGGGGTCAGAGAGCTGTTCGAGCAAGAGCCGCCGCCCCCTCCTCGGAAAACGCGGGCCGAATTAATGAAGGACATCGACGCGGACTACTACGGCTATCGGGACGACGACGATGGAATTCTTTTGCCACTGGAGCAAAGGGCCGAGCGcgaagcgagggagagagccgTGGACGAATGGTTGGCGCAGAACGAGAAGCAGGAGCCCGAGGTCGAGCAGGAGGTAGAAACCACCGCGCAAAGAGCGATACCCTCGCAGCAAGATATACAGGAGGCGTTGCTCGCAAGAAAAAAGCAAGAACTGTTAGAGAAATATGTACTTTGA
- the LOC143368410 gene encoding pre-mRNA-splicing factor ISY1 homolog isoform X1 produces the protein MVSITNNVKTTLARWRAAQSNEGARKEQERRPYLASECRDLRKAEKWRMQIIREIAKKVAQIQNAGLGEFRIRDLNDEINKLLREKRHWEAQIKELGGPDYSRVGPRMLDHEGREVPGNRGYKYFGAAKELPGVRELFEQEPPPPPRKTRAELMKDIDADYYGYRDDDDGILLPLEQRAEREARERAVDEWLAQNEKQEPEVEQEVETTAQRAIPSQQDIQEALLARKKQELLEKYVL, from the exons ATGGTGAGTATAACAAATAATGTTAA GACCACCCTCGCCCGATGGCGAGCAGCACAGAGCAACGAGGGTGCCAGGAAGGAGCAAGAGAGGAGACCGTACCTAGCCTCCGAATGTAGGGACCTGCGGAAGGCGGAGAAGTGGAGAATGCAAATAATTAGAGAGATCGCGAAGAAAGTGGCACAGATACAAAATGCTGGTCTAGGAGAATTTCGCATTCGAGACTTAAACGACGAAATCAACAAATTACTCAGAGAAAAGCGGCATTGGGAGGCTCAAATAAAAGAGCTAGGCGGTCCTGATTATTCCAGAGTGGGGCCACGTATGCTAGATCACGAAGGTCGCGAG GTACCCGGGAATCGTGGTTACAAGTATTTCGGAGCGGCGAAAGAATTACCTGGGGTCAGAGAGCTGTTCGAGCAAGAGCCGCCGCCCCCTCCTCGGAAAACGCGGGCCGAATTAATGAAGGACATCGACGCGGACTACTACGGCTATCGGGACGACGACGATGGAATTCTTTTGCCACTGGAGCAAAGGGCCGAGCGcgaagcgagggagagagccgTGGACGAATGGTTGGCGCAGAACGAGAAGCAGGAGCCCGAGGTCGAGCAGGAGGTAGAAACCACCGCGCAAAGAGCGATACCCTCGCAGCAAGATATACAGGAGGCGTTGCTCGCAAGAAAAAAGCAAGAACTGTTAGAGAAATATGTACTTTGA
- the LOC143368411 gene encoding uncharacterized protein LOC143368411 — MNKLVALVLLICSGVIAEDCQSDKEDHCPATTSASLDQDTDWSKATTIYDFHARDIHGNDVPLDKYRGHVCIIVNVASNCGLTDTNYKELVQLYEKYSEKEGLRILAFPSNQFGGQEPGTSEQILDFVKKYNVTFDMFEKVDVNGEGAHPLWKWLKSQASGFITDGIKWNFTKFIISKEGKVVLRHAPTTEPLQLEAELQRYF; from the exons ATGAATA AATTGGTGGCTTTGGTGCTCCTGATCTGTTCCGGGGTCATAGCAGAAGATTGCCAAAGCGATAAGGAAGACCATTGCCCTGCAACAACTTCAGCGTCTTTGGACCAAGACACTGACTGGAGTAAGGCTACTACGATCTACGACTTCCATGCTCGAGACATCCATGGCAACGACGTACCGCTGGACAAGTACCGCGGGCACGTTTGCATAATCGTGAACGTCGCCAGCAACTGCGGGTTGACAGACACGAACTACAAAGAGCTGGTACAACTGTACGAGAAGTACAGCGAGAAGGAGGGCCTAAGGATCCTCGCTTTCCCATCCAACCAGTTCGGCGGCCAGGAACCAGGCACTTCCGAGCAAATACTAGACTTCGTAAAGAAGTACAATGTCACCTTCGACATGTTTGAAAAGGTTGACGTTAATGGAGAAGGTGCGCACCCGCTGTGGAAATGGTTAAAGTCACAGGCGAGTGGATTTATAACTGACGGGATCAAATGGAACTTCACTAAGTTCATTATCAGCAAGGAAGGCAAAGTCGTTCTGAGGCACGCGCCGACTACTGAGCCTCTTCAACTAGAGGCCGAGCTGCAGAGATACTTTTAA